A portion of the Hydractinia symbiolongicarpus strain clone_291-10 chromosome 10, HSymV2.1, whole genome shotgun sequence genome contains these proteins:
- the LOC130612032 gene encoding thymidylate synthase-like — protein sequence MATIAENTTSTITDTSKKLVSPQRDVKNKENIKPCKRKERDDSHDEYQYLDLINQIIKTGNVKGDRTGTGTISIFGAQMRFNLRESFPLLTTKRVFWRGVAEELLWFIKGSTDGHILTNKNIHIWDANGSREFLDKQNLHDREVGDLGPIYGFQWRHFGATYKDKYADYTGQGVDQLANIIHTIKTNPNDRRMIMAAWNPADIPKMALPPCHSFCQFYVANGEVSCQMYQRSCDMGLGVPFNIASYALLTCMVAHVCELKPGDFIHCLGDAHVYSNHVEALKTQIERTPRPFPTLTFKRKITNIDDFTFDDFQLDDYKPHPKIKMDMAV from the exons ACCatgtaaaagaaaagaaagagatgATTCACATGATGAATACCAATATTTAGACTTGAtcaatcaaattattaaaactgGTAATGTCAAAGGTGACAGAACAG GCACTGGCACTATTTCTATTTTTGGTGCACAAATGAGATTTAATCTTCGTGAATCATTCCCACTGCTCACAACAAAGCGTGTCTTTTGGAGAGGTGTGGCAGAAGAATTGCTGTGGTTTATAAAAGGGTCTACTGATGGTCATATCttgacaaataaaaatattcacatttgGGATGCAAATGGTTCAAGAGAATTTCTTGACAAACAGA ATTTGCATGATCGTGAAGTTGGAGACCTTGGTCCAATATATGGCTTTCAGTGGCGCCATTTTGGGGCCACATACAAAGATAAATATGCAGATTACACTGGCCAAGGTGTTGATCAACTTGCTAATATTATAcatacaataaaaacaaatcctAATGATAGAAGAATGATAATGGCTGCCTGGAATCCTGCAG ATATCCCCAAAATGGCGTTACCGCCCTGTCATTCATTCTGTCAGTTTTACGTTGCAAATGGAGAAGTGTCATGTCAAATGTATCAACGCTCATGTGATATG GGTCTTGGAGTTCCATTTAACATTGCAAGTTATGCTCTGCTGACATGTATGGTTGCACATGTGTGTGAATTGAAG CCTGGAGATTTTATTCACTGTTTGGGTGATGCGCATGTTTACAGTAACCACGTTGAAGCCTTAAAAACTCAG ATCGAGCGGACACCTCGCCCGTTTCCGACACTTACGTTTAAACGCAAAATCACAAATATCGACGACTTTACGTTCGATGATTTTCAATTGGACGATTATAAGCCCCATCCTAAAATCAAAATGGATATGGCTGTTTGA